The sequence below is a genomic window from Luteimonas sp. MC1825.
ACGGCCTCGATCCGGCGCTGGGCCTGGATGCGCACATCGCGGCGCGTGCCGGGACCGCGCAGAAGCCGACCGCCGGCCTTGAGAGCGGCGCGCAGCAGATCGCCTTCCTCGACGGCATGGGCGCCGACGAGCAGCTGCAGATGCTGTCCGATGCGATCGACCAGGGCGCGGCCGGGCGCGACGAAATGATGGCCCTGCACGCCGCCTGGCGCGCGGGCGACATCGACCTGATGCTGCGCGAGATGGTGGCGGAGATGCGCAAGGAATACCCCGAGCTCTACCGCGTCATCAACGTCGAGCGCAACGATGCCTGGCTGCCCAAGCTCGAGCAGCGCCTGCGCGAGGACGGCGACGACGACACCCTGGTGGTGGTCGGCGCGATGCACCTGCTGGGCGAGGACGGCGTGGTCGAGAAGCTGCGCGCCAGGGGCTACCAGGTGGAGCGCGTCTGCTCGGCCTGCACTCAACCCTGAGGCGGCGGGGCGGTCGTCGACCGCGCGGGCAGCATCACGATGCAGTCCACGGGACATGCCGGCACGCACAGCCGGCAGCCGGTGCACAGCGGTTCGAGGACCACGTGCATGTGCCTGGCGGCGCCGACGATCGCGTCCACCGGGCAGGCCTGGATGCATTTCGTGCAGCCGATGCAGTCGGCCTCGATGACCACGGCCACCTCGGGCGCGACCTGCAGCCCGAGCGCGCGGTCATAGGGGATCGCGGCCGTGCCCAGCACGCGCGCCAGCGCACGCGCGCCGGCGTCACCGCCCGGCGGACAGCGGTCGGAGCCCGCCAGGCCCGCGGCCATCGCCTCGGCATACGGCCGGCAGCCGCCGTAGCCGCACTGCCCGCACTGGGTCTGCGGCAGGATGCGATCGAGGCGCGCGCAAAGGTCCATCACCCGTGGGCGGTCAGCGCACCGGCATGCCCGGCTCGGCGCCGGCATCGGCGCACAGCAGCGCCAGTGCGCCGCCGTCGAAACCCGCGGACAGGATCATCCCTTCGCTCAGGCCGAAGCGCATCTTGCGCGGCGCCAGGTTGGCGATGAACACCACGTTGCGGCCCACCAGGGCCTGCGGCTCGCCGTAGCTTGCGCGGATGCCGGAGAAGATCTGCCGGCGACCGAGCGTGCCGGCGTCGAGCTCGAAGCGCAGCAGCTTGTCGGAGCCTTCGACGAAGTCGCAGGCCAGCACGCGGCCGATGCGCAGGTCGAGCCTGGCGAAATCATCGATGGCGATGGTGGCCGGTGCGTCCGCGGACGTAGCGGGCGCCGAGGCCCTGGTGGCGGGTGGGGCCTTGTCCAGCGGGTCACCGGCGAGCTTGAGGCTGGCGGCCTGCGGCACGGCCTGGGTGGGCTTGAGGTCTTCCTTGCTGGCGTCGGTCATGGCGGCGATGTGCTTCGGGTCGATGCGGGTGAAGAGGGGCTGGTAGGCCTGGATGCGGTGGCCCAGCAGCGGTTGTGCGACGTCAGCCCAGCTGCCCAGCGGCGCGGCGAGAAAGGCCTCGACCTGTGCCGCCATCGCCGGCAGCACCGGGCGCAGCGCGCCGGCCAGCACGCGGAACAGGTTCAGCCCCTGGGTGCAGACCGCATGCAGTTCGGCGTCGGCACCGTCCTGCTTGGCCAGCACCCACGGCTTCTTCTCGTCGATGTAGCGGTTGGCCTCGTCGGCCAGCGCCATGACCTGGCGCAGCACGCTGGCCGGCTCGTTGTTGTCGTAGGCCGTGCGCACGCCGTCGAGCGCGGCCACGAAGCGCGCATGCATGTCCGGCTCCGGCAGGGCGGCGGCCAGCATGCCGCCGAAGCGCTTGTCGATGAACCCTGCGCAGCGGCTGGCGAGGTTGACGAACTTGCCGACGATGTCGGAGTTCACCC
It includes:
- the rnfB gene encoding Rnf electron transport complex subunit RnfB, which gives rise to MDLCARLDRILPQTQCGQCGYGGCRPYAEAMAAGLAGSDRCPPGGDAGARALARVLGTAAIPYDRALGLQVAPEVAVVIEADCIGCTKCIQACPVDAIVGAARHMHVVLEPLCTGCRLCVPACPVDCIVMLPARSTTAPPPQG